One genomic segment of Ricinus communis isolate WT05 ecotype wild-type chromosome 3, ASM1957865v1, whole genome shotgun sequence includes these proteins:
- the LOC8264067 gene encoding non-specific lipid transfer protein GPI-anchored 31 — MASAVVSAVLCIFSIWAVVAVNGATPHHAATAPAPAQAPASSSGVDCSTLVLNMADCLSYVSNDSTTTKPEKTCCSGLKTVLKTDAQCLCEAFKSSAQLGVVLNVTKALSLPSACKIHAPSVSNCGLALTPAGAPGASPSTASAPTVFPGANQQAPAPSPAEGGAHGLTISVGTLVIGFVIASFSSF, encoded by the exons ATGGCATCAGCTGTTGTTTCTGCTgttctttgcattttctcaATCTGGGCTGTTGTTGCTGTTAATGGTGCCACACCCCACCATGCAGCAAcagcaccagcaccagcacaAGCACCTGCTTCTTCATCTGGTGTTGATTGTTCTACTTTGGTGTTGAATATGGCTGATTGTTTGTCTTATGTGTCAAATGATAGCACTACAACAAAACCAGAAAAGACTTGTTGTTCTGGCTTGAAAACTGTTTTGAAAACTGATGCTCAATGCCTTTGTGAGGCTTTTAAAAGTAGTGCCCAATTGGGTGTTGTTTTGAATGTTACAAAGGCTCTTTCTTTGCCTTCTGCTTGCAAAATTCACGCCCCTTCTGTTTCTAACTGTGGAT TGGCTTTGACTCCTGCTGGTGCTCCTG GTGCATCTCCATCTACTGCTTCTGCACCTACTGTGTTCCCAGGAGCAAATCAGCAAGCACCAGCACCATCTCCAGCAGAAGGAGGTGCCCATGGACTAACAATCTCAGTTGGAACTCTAGTCATTGGCTTTGTAATTGCATCCTTCTCCAGTTTCTAA
- the LOC8264066 gene encoding inactive leucine-rich repeat receptor-like serine/threonine-protein kinase At1g60630 isoform X2, translating into MKLGFPLLSPIKAQLQLERDALYALKANFNDPFLNVNWSGSQCPRRYPTQWYGIICANGKVSGIFLEDMGLTGTVRSDAFSVFTELTILSFKNNSISGEVMNFSSNAKMREINLSGNKFQGPISRSLLSLVSLESLQLQDNNLTGSIPEFNQSSLRVFDVSNNNLQGEIPKTPILQSFSFGFYSSNSELCGPPTNTACNNLNDTADSNTTAPSEPEKDSSSKPNKLGTVFLLFDVAGLLAVILLFILYFRKARKLKKILKKHGTEEREQKQSADEDYDDFETEQNRSMNVAAIYAHGKEAVVEGEEKGNLIFLQENVKFKLNDLLKASAEGLGKGVFGNTYKAMMEGMPAVVVKRLRDLKPLTSEEFRKHSNIIADQKHPNLLPLLAYYYSKEEKLMVYRFAEKGNVFNRIHGGRGNNDRIPFRWNARLSVARGVARALEYLHLNKSQSIVPHGNLKSSNVLLDENEMVLVSDHGLTSLIALTIASNRMASYKSPEYHTSKKVTRKSDVWSYGCLLLELLTGRVSAHSAPPGTTGVDICSWVHRAVREEWTAEIFDIEISVQRNSAPGMLKLLQVAIRCCEKSPEKRPEMTQVVKELNNIRDADSEEEDLSSFDQSLTDESLSTSASGIIGNER; encoded by the exons ATGAAGTTGGGTTTTCCATTATTAAG TCCTATTAAAGCTCAACTTCAATTAGAAAGAGATGCCCTTTATGCTCTTAAGGCTAATTTCAATGACCCTTTTCTGAATGTTAATTGGAGTGGCTCTCAGTGCCCTCGTCGGTATCCTACTCAGTGGTATGGAATTATATGTGCCAACGGTAAAGTTAGTGGAATTTTTTTGGAAGATATGGGCTTAACAGGTACAGTCCGTTCTGATGCATTTTCTGTCTTCACTGAACTGACTATCCTGAGCTTCAAGAACAATTCAATCTCAGGAGAAGTAATGAATTTCTCTTCGAATGCAAAAATGAGAGAAATCAATTTGTCAGGCAACAAGTTTCAGGGTCCAATTTCGCGTTCGCTGCTTAGTCTTGTTTCCTTGGAGTCATTGCAGCTTCAAGATAATAACCTGACAGGTTCTATCCCAGAATTTAACCAGTCTAGCTTGAGAGTTTTTGATGTTTCTAACAACAATCTTCAGGGTGAGATCCCAAAAACTCCAATTTTGCAATCATTTAGCTTTGGTTTTTATTCTAGTAATTCTGAGTTGTGCGGTCCACCCACAAACACTGCCTGCAATAATCTAAATGACACAGCTGATAGTAACACTACAGCTCCTTCTGAACCTGAAAAAGATAGTTCTTCCAAGCCTAATAAACTGGGAACTGTGTTCTTACTTTTTGATGTTGCTGGTCTACTCGCCGTGATTTTGCTCTTCATTCTTTACTTCAGAAAGGCTAGAAAGcttaagaaaatattgaaGAAACATGGCACAGAAGAAAGAGAGCAGAAGCAGTCGGCAGATGAAGATTACGATGATTTCGAGACTGAGCAAAATAGAAGTATGAATGTGGCGGCCATATATGCACATGGAAAGGAAGCTGTTGTAGAAGGAGAAGAGAAAGGAAACCTGATATTCTTGCAGGAGAATGTAAAATTCAAACTGAATGATCTTCTAAAAGCTTCTGCTGAAGGATTAGGCAAAGGGGTTTTTGGAAATACTTATAAGGCAATGATGGAAGGGATGCCAGCAGTTGTTGTCAAGCGTTTAAGGGATTTGAAACCATTAACTAGTGAGGAATTCAGGAAGCATTCGAATATAATTGCGGATCAGAAGCACCCGAATCTGCTTCCCCTTCTTGCCTATTACTATTCCAAGGAGGAGAAGTTGATGGTCTACAGATTTGCAGAGAAAGGAAACGTCTTTAACCGCATTCAtg GTGGAAGAGGCAACAATGACAGGATCCCATTTAGATGGAATGCAAGGTTATCAGTTGCTCGAGGAGTAGCAAGAGCACTGGAATACCTTCACCTCAACAAGTCACAAAGCATCGTCCCACATGGGAACCTGAAATCATCAAATGTTCTTCTGGATGAAAACGAAATGGTTCTTGTTTCAGACCATGGTCTGACTTCACTGATAGCACTTACTATTGCTTCCAACCGTATGGCTTCCTATAAATCGCCTGAATATCATACTTCCAAGAAGGTTACTAGAAAATCTGATGTTTGGAGTTATGGCTGCCTTCTTTTAGAACTCCTGACAGGAAGAGTATCAGCTCACTCAGCTCCACCTGGAACTACTGGAGTGGATATCTGCAGTTGGGTTCACAGAGCAGTCAGGGAAGAATGGACAGCTGAGATATTCGACATTGAGATATCAGTGCAAAGAAATTCAGCTCCTGGAATGCTAAAACTACTGCAAGTTGCAATCCGCTGCTGCGAAAAGTCCCCTGAAAAACGTCCTGAAATGACACAAGTAGTGAAAGAGTTGAATAATATCAGGGATGCTGATTCCGAGGAAGAAGACCTGTCATCTTTCGATCAATCGTTGACTGATGAATCTTTGTCAACAAGTGCATCAGGTATAATTGGTAATGAAAGATGA
- the LOC8264065 gene encoding ubiquitin carboxyl-terminal hydrolase 5 has product MGTEVSMCSSNVKAELTPEEERVLIRDIAIAAESNSKEGDYFYLITQRWWQHWIEYVNHEQPNTANDGSSSTEYCDLVGSSKKPASIDNSDLIYDATTIDDSHVAGIEVHDSLLEGRDYVLLPQEVWKQLYSWYGGGPTLARKVICSGLSRTELAVEVYPLRLQLLVMPKGDRSTIRISKKETIGQLHKRACEIFDLNSEQLRIWDYYGQRKHALMNDMDKTLDDANIQMDQDILVEVLNNVNGGLSASKGGSRSCIAEVPQGQNLISPGGELDNTYGATGVSTRGSSGGLTGLQNLGNTCFMNSAIQCLVHTPEFVKYFREDYHQEINWQNPLGMVGELAIAFGELLRKLWAPGRAPVPPRQFKAKLARFAPQFSGYNQHDSQELLAFLLDGLHEDLNRVKHKPYIKSKDADGRPDEEVADEYWANHIARNDSIIVDVCQGQYKSTLVCPVCNKVSVTFDPFMYLSLPLQSTTTRSITVTIFTGDGSTLPFPCTVTVPKQGRCRDLIHALSNSCSLKNNEDLQLAEVYHVRNHLFQRFLEDPLISLSTIKDDDHLAAYKIPKSSKKKLILRLIHRHQDRETNDTQTATRWKPCGIPLLSSIPCDDVITRGDVQTVVHKMLSPFLRAESLRHDDIADSNTLVSASDECHDSSGEASTDPVSDKDSSSSKALMLLKLPLQLVDESDACIDLSVGEEKAIKLSSSTTSIVVYLDWSQELLKKYDMNYMENLPEVLKYGPINKKARTEPLSLYTCLEAFLREEPLVPEDMWYCPQCKERRQASKKLDLWRLPEVLVIHLKRFSYSRSMKHKLETFVNFPIHDLDLTSYVANKNSIRRQLYELYALTNHYGGMGSGHYTARIKLLDENRWYNFDDSHISLINEEDVKSAAAYVLFYRRVKADSAINNGGQSGEGCCSSQK; this is encoded by the exons ATGGGAACAGAGGTATCAATGTGCAGCAGCAATGTGAAGGCGGAGCTGACGCCAGAGGAAGAGAGAGTTTTGATTAGGGACATTGCGATTGCTGCCGAATCTAATAGCAAAGAAGGCGATTACTTCTATTTAATCACTCAGAG ATGGTGGCAACATTGGATTGAATATGTGAACCATGAGCAGCCAAATACTGCAAATGATGGTTCTTCTTCGACCGAGTATTGTGATTTGGTTGGTTCTTCAAAGAAGCCTGCTAGTATTGATAATTCCGATTTGATTTATGATGCAACCACGATAGATGATTCCCATGTGGCCGGCATTGAGGTTCATGATAGTCTATTAGAAGGCCGTGATTATGTATTGCTTCCGCAAGAAGTTTGGAAACAGTTATATTCATG GTATGGCGGTGGCCCAACATTGGCACGTAAAGTAATCTGCTCAGGTCTTTCTCGGACAGAATTAGCTGTTGAGGTGTATCCTCTCCGTCTTCAACTGCTGGTTATGCCTAAGGGTGATCGTTCTACGATAAGAATAAGCAAGAAG GAAACGATCGGACAGCTTCACAAAAGAGCTTGTGAGATCTTTGATCTCAACTCAGAACAA TTGCGCATTTGGGATTATTATGGCCAGCGAAAGCATGCCTTGATGAATGATATGGATAAAACACTTGATGATGCTAACATACAGATGGATCAGGAT aTTCTGgtggaggttcttaacaatGTCAATG GAGGTTTATCTGCAAGCAAGGGTGGTTCTAGAAGTTGCATTGCGGAGGTGCCACAAGGCCAGAACCTGATATCTCCAGGTGGAGAGTTGGATAACACATATGGAGCTACTGGTGTCAGTACAAGGGGGTCTTCTGGTGGCCTGACTGGGCTGCAGAACCTAGGAAACACATGCTTTATGAATAGTGCAATACAATGCCTTGTTCATACTCCTGAGTTTGTTAAATACTTCCGGGAGGATTATCATCAAGAGATAAATTGGCAAAACCCCTTGGGAATGGTG GGTGAGCTAGCAATAGCATTTGGTGAGTTACTGCGAAAGCTATGGGCACCTGGCCGAGCACCAGTTCCTCCTCGCCAATTTAAAGCCAAGCTGGCTCGTTTTGCACCTCAATTTAGTGGCTATAATCAACATGATTCTCAG GAGCTTCTAGCGTTTCTCCTAGATGGCCTTCATGAAGACCTGAATCGTGTCAAACATAAACCTTACATAAAGTCTAAAGATGCTGATGGTCGTCCTGATGAAGAAGTTGCTGATGAGTACTGGGCAAATCACATTGCTCGTAATGATTCAATAATAGTTGACGTTTGCCAA GGTCAATACAAGTCAACTTTGGTTTGCCCAGTGTGCAACAAAGTCTCCGTCACATTTGATCCTTTCATGTATCTTTCTTTGCCACTCCAATCCACTACTACACGGTCTATTACAGTGACAATTTTTACTGGTGATGGAAGCACTCTTCCATTTCCTTGTACAGTCACTGTTCCGAAGCAGGGACGTTGTAGGGACTTGATCCATGCACTTAGCAATTCTTGCTCCTTAAAGAACAATGAAGATCTTCAACTTGCCGAGGTTTATCAC GTAAGAAACCATTTATTTCAAAGGTTTCTTGAAGACCCTTTAATATCTTTATCCACAATCAAAGACGATGATCATCTTGCTgcctacaagattccaaagtcatcaaagaaaaaacttaTACTAAGGTTGATTcatcgccaccaagatcg GGAAACTAATGATACCCAAACTGCAACACGGTGGAAACCTTGTGGAATACCTCTTTTATCATCAATTCCATGTGATGATGTAATTACAAGAGGTGATGTACAGACTGTAGTTCACAAAATGCTCTCCCCTTTTCTGAGAGCTGAGAGCTTAAGACATGATGACATTGCTGATTCCAACACCTTGGTATCAGCATCAGATGAATGCCATGATAGTAGTGGCGAAGCAAGTACTGATCCTGTGTCAGATAAGGACAGTAGTAGTTCCAAGGCATTGATGTTATTAAAACTACCTCTTCAGTTGGTTGATGAAAGTGATGCATGCATTGATCTTTCAGTGGGAGAAGAGAAAGCGATTAAATTGTCCTCATCAACAACATCAATAGTAGTATATTTAGATTGGTCACAGGAACTGTTAAAGAAATATGATATGAATTACATGGAAAACTTGCCTGAAGTGCTAAAGTATGGACCTATAAATAAGAAAGCTCGTACTGAACCTCTCTCCTTGTACACCTGTCTAGAAGCTTTTCTGCGTGAAGAGCCCTTGGTACCTGAAGACATGTG GTATTGCCCACAATGCAAAGAACGTCGGCAAGCAAGTAAAAAACTTGACTTATGGAGGCTTCCTGAAGTTTTAGTGATCCACTTGAAGAGATTCTCATATAGCAGGTCAATGAAGCATAAACTGGAAACTTTTGTCAACTTCCCCATTCATGATTTGGATTTGACAAGTTATGTAGCCAACAAGAACAGCATACGGCGTCAGCTCTATGAGCTTTATGCTTTAACCAACCATTATGGTGGCATGGGAAGTGGGCACTACACAGCACGTATCAAG CTTCTGGATGAAAACAGGTGGTACAACTTTGATGACAGCCACATATCACTCATAAATGAAGAAGATGTGAAGTCGGCTGCTGCATATGTTCTTTTCTACCGCAGGGTAAAGGCTGATAGCGCCATTAACAATGGAGGACAGTCTGGTGAAGGTTGTTGTTCATCTCAAAAGTGA
- the LOC8264066 gene encoding inactive leucine-rich repeat receptor-like serine/threonine-protein kinase At1g60630 isoform X1, with amino-acid sequence MGFLSILRYFFFLMILLCSFRCSPIKAQLQLERDALYALKANFNDPFLNVNWSGSQCPRRYPTQWYGIICANGKVSGIFLEDMGLTGTVRSDAFSVFTELTILSFKNNSISGEVMNFSSNAKMREINLSGNKFQGPISRSLLSLVSLESLQLQDNNLTGSIPEFNQSSLRVFDVSNNNLQGEIPKTPILQSFSFGFYSSNSELCGPPTNTACNNLNDTADSNTTAPSEPEKDSSSKPNKLGTVFLLFDVAGLLAVILLFILYFRKARKLKKILKKHGTEEREQKQSADEDYDDFETEQNRSMNVAAIYAHGKEAVVEGEEKGNLIFLQENVKFKLNDLLKASAEGLGKGVFGNTYKAMMEGMPAVVVKRLRDLKPLTSEEFRKHSNIIADQKHPNLLPLLAYYYSKEEKLMVYRFAEKGNVFNRIHGGRGNNDRIPFRWNARLSVARGVARALEYLHLNKSQSIVPHGNLKSSNVLLDENEMVLVSDHGLTSLIALTIASNRMASYKSPEYHTSKKVTRKSDVWSYGCLLLELLTGRVSAHSAPPGTTGVDICSWVHRAVREEWTAEIFDIEISVQRNSAPGMLKLLQVAIRCCEKSPEKRPEMTQVVKELNNIRDADSEEEDLSSFDQSLTDESLSTSASGIIGNER; translated from the exons ATGGGTTTTCTTTCAATTCTcagatatttcttttttctgatgATACTACTTTGTTCATTTCGCTGCAGTCCTATTAAAGCTCAACTTCAATTAGAAAGAGATGCCCTTTATGCTCTTAAGGCTAATTTCAATGACCCTTTTCTGAATGTTAATTGGAGTGGCTCTCAGTGCCCTCGTCGGTATCCTACTCAGTGGTATGGAATTATATGTGCCAACGGTAAAGTTAGTGGAATTTTTTTGGAAGATATGGGCTTAACAGGTACAGTCCGTTCTGATGCATTTTCTGTCTTCACTGAACTGACTATCCTGAGCTTCAAGAACAATTCAATCTCAGGAGAAGTAATGAATTTCTCTTCGAATGCAAAAATGAGAGAAATCAATTTGTCAGGCAACAAGTTTCAGGGTCCAATTTCGCGTTCGCTGCTTAGTCTTGTTTCCTTGGAGTCATTGCAGCTTCAAGATAATAACCTGACAGGTTCTATCCCAGAATTTAACCAGTCTAGCTTGAGAGTTTTTGATGTTTCTAACAACAATCTTCAGGGTGAGATCCCAAAAACTCCAATTTTGCAATCATTTAGCTTTGGTTTTTATTCTAGTAATTCTGAGTTGTGCGGTCCACCCACAAACACTGCCTGCAATAATCTAAATGACACAGCTGATAGTAACACTACAGCTCCTTCTGAACCTGAAAAAGATAGTTCTTCCAAGCCTAATAAACTGGGAACTGTGTTCTTACTTTTTGATGTTGCTGGTCTACTCGCCGTGATTTTGCTCTTCATTCTTTACTTCAGAAAGGCTAGAAAGcttaagaaaatattgaaGAAACATGGCACAGAAGAAAGAGAGCAGAAGCAGTCGGCAGATGAAGATTACGATGATTTCGAGACTGAGCAAAATAGAAGTATGAATGTGGCGGCCATATATGCACATGGAAAGGAAGCTGTTGTAGAAGGAGAAGAGAAAGGAAACCTGATATTCTTGCAGGAGAATGTAAAATTCAAACTGAATGATCTTCTAAAAGCTTCTGCTGAAGGATTAGGCAAAGGGGTTTTTGGAAATACTTATAAGGCAATGATGGAAGGGATGCCAGCAGTTGTTGTCAAGCGTTTAAGGGATTTGAAACCATTAACTAGTGAGGAATTCAGGAAGCATTCGAATATAATTGCGGATCAGAAGCACCCGAATCTGCTTCCCCTTCTTGCCTATTACTATTCCAAGGAGGAGAAGTTGATGGTCTACAGATTTGCAGAGAAAGGAAACGTCTTTAACCGCATTCAtg GTGGAAGAGGCAACAATGACAGGATCCCATTTAGATGGAATGCAAGGTTATCAGTTGCTCGAGGAGTAGCAAGAGCACTGGAATACCTTCACCTCAACAAGTCACAAAGCATCGTCCCACATGGGAACCTGAAATCATCAAATGTTCTTCTGGATGAAAACGAAATGGTTCTTGTTTCAGACCATGGTCTGACTTCACTGATAGCACTTACTATTGCTTCCAACCGTATGGCTTCCTATAAATCGCCTGAATATCATACTTCCAAGAAGGTTACTAGAAAATCTGATGTTTGGAGTTATGGCTGCCTTCTTTTAGAACTCCTGACAGGAAGAGTATCAGCTCACTCAGCTCCACCTGGAACTACTGGAGTGGATATCTGCAGTTGGGTTCACAGAGCAGTCAGGGAAGAATGGACAGCTGAGATATTCGACATTGAGATATCAGTGCAAAGAAATTCAGCTCCTGGAATGCTAAAACTACTGCAAGTTGCAATCCGCTGCTGCGAAAAGTCCCCTGAAAAACGTCCTGAAATGACACAAGTAGTGAAAGAGTTGAATAATATCAGGGATGCTGATTCCGAGGAAGAAGACCTGTCATCTTTCGATCAATCGTTGACTGATGAATCTTTGTCAACAAGTGCATCAGGTATAATTGGTAATGAAAGATGA